From one Streptomyces sp. NBC_01478 genomic stretch:
- a CDS encoding OsmC family peroxiredoxin, whose product MEITGNTRTHWEGPLKEGVGRMSFGSGAASPELRYPLSPIPPQRQTSPEELIAAAQGACFTMMLSHVLTEAGTPPSSVTTECDATLSVGTGFTLINIKVQAAVPGITEEELRRAAATAEQRCPVSKALSAIPSNVQTELI is encoded by the coding sequence ATGGAGATCACCGGAAATACCCGAACCCACTGGGAAGGCCCGCTGAAGGAGGGCGTCGGCCGTATGAGTTTCGGCTCGGGTGCCGCCTCCCCGGAGCTGCGTTATCCCCTCAGTCCGATCCCGCCCCAGCGGCAGACGTCCCCCGAGGAGCTCATCGCCGCTGCTCAGGGAGCCTGCTTCACGATGATGCTGTCCCACGTCCTCACCGAGGCCGGCACCCCACCGAGCAGCGTGACCACCGAATGCGACGCGACCCTGAGCGTCGGCACCGGATTCACGCTCATCAACATCAAGGTCCAGGCGGCAGTGCCCGGAATCACCGAGGAAGAACTGCGCCGGGCCGCCGCGACCGCGGAGCAACGGTGCCCGGTGAGTAAGGCGTTGAGCGCGATTCCGTCGAATGTGCAGACGGAGTTGATCTGA
- a CDS encoding family 2B encapsulin nanocompartment shell protein, which produces MSEWTVDGGTQPTTPAATSLGTRAARSIATTTKTPAQLSLTTPRWLLRLLPWVEVEAGTYRVNRCVAYAVGDGRITLLPGADGSRIMAEDMRELLALRDVMDLRLLEEVAAAFRTKHVIAGTTLAEAGRPADGLYVVAHGQLERRGTGHYGEPTVLGIMGEEEFFDEEASLRGGDWPYTVVALTNSTLLVLDPDRLRQLEDEHPELARAFAEFRSGGQTGGAGIPAVASGHHGEAELPETFVDYDPEPREHELAVAQTVLRMHSRVSDLYNVPLNQHEEQLRLTVELILEQQERELLNDPEFGLLNNVAPAFRVRSRTGPPTPDDLDELLTVVWKQPAFFLAHPRAIGAFGRECTRRGVPPVIFEMYGSPFLSWRGVPLVPTDKIPVDPVESTSTILLLRVGEENRGVVGLRPDQLPHEHAPGIAVEPMGLDRRAVASHLVSSYFSAAVLVDDAIGMLEQVQVAHYHPYA; this is translated from the coding sequence GTGAGCGAATGGACCGTCGACGGCGGGACCCAGCCCACCACCCCGGCCGCCACCAGCCTCGGGACCCGCGCCGCCCGGAGTATCGCGACCACCACCAAGACCCCGGCACAGCTCTCCCTGACCACCCCGCGCTGGCTGCTCAGGCTGCTCCCCTGGGTGGAGGTGGAGGCCGGTACCTACCGGGTCAACCGCTGTGTCGCCTACGCGGTGGGCGACGGGCGGATCACCCTGCTCCCGGGCGCCGACGGCAGCCGGATCATGGCCGAGGACATGCGCGAACTCCTCGCCCTGCGGGATGTGATGGACCTGCGCCTGCTGGAGGAGGTCGCGGCCGCGTTCCGTACGAAGCACGTCATCGCCGGCACGACACTCGCCGAGGCGGGCAGGCCGGCCGATGGCCTGTATGTCGTCGCGCACGGCCAGTTGGAGCGGCGCGGCACCGGGCACTACGGCGAGCCCACCGTGCTCGGAATCATGGGCGAGGAGGAGTTCTTCGACGAGGAGGCCTCCCTGCGCGGCGGAGACTGGCCGTACACGGTGGTCGCCCTGACCAACAGCACCCTGCTCGTCCTGGACCCGGACCGGCTACGGCAGTTGGAGGACGAGCACCCCGAACTCGCCCGCGCCTTCGCGGAGTTCAGGAGCGGCGGGCAGACCGGTGGCGCGGGGATACCGGCCGTCGCCTCGGGGCACCACGGCGAGGCGGAACTGCCCGAGACCTTCGTGGACTACGACCCGGAGCCGCGCGAGCACGAACTCGCCGTGGCGCAGACCGTGTTGAGGATGCACTCCCGCGTCTCGGACCTCTACAACGTGCCGCTGAACCAGCACGAGGAACAACTGCGTCTGACCGTGGAGCTGATCCTGGAGCAGCAGGAGCGCGAGCTGCTGAACGACCCGGAGTTCGGGCTGCTGAACAATGTCGCCCCTGCCTTCCGCGTCCGCTCCCGCACCGGCCCGCCGACCCCCGACGACCTGGACGAACTCCTCACCGTCGTATGGAAGCAGCCCGCGTTCTTCCTCGCCCACCCGCGCGCGATCGGCGCGTTCGGCCGGGAGTGTACGCGCCGGGGTGTGCCCCCGGTGATCTTCGAGATGTACGGCAGTCCGTTCCTGAGTTGGCGAGGGGTGCCCCTCGTACCGACCGACAAGATCCCGGTCGACCCGGTGGAGTCGACGTCGACCATCCTGCTGCTGCGGGTCGGTGAGGAGAACCGGGGCGTCGTCGGCCTGCGTCCCGACCAACTGCCCCACGAACACGCCCCCGGCATCGCGGTGGAGCCGATGGGGCTGGACCGGCGGGCGGTCGCCTCGCACCTGGTCAGCTCGTACTTCTCCGCCGCCGTACTC